TCATTTGGGCTTCCAGCTCCTGGATACGTTCTCGCAGCCCGGTCATGGACTCGGCCTCATCCTTAGCTGTTGGCACAGCTCTAGGCTCAGATGACCCAGGGGCCAGTGGGGAATCTGGGTGTGAGGGTTGGCAGAGGCTGAGGGCTCCCCGCAGGCTCCATATGTAGTGTTCTTGCAAGGCCCTCAGTTCCTCCTGATGCACAGCCTGCAGCTCCCGGACCTTCAGCTGGAACCTGTCCTCCAGCATCTTCATTTGCTGCACATGATGCTGTTCCATGGCCTGCCTGTCCTTGACGGAGGCGTCTAGCTGGCTGAGAACCCGGCTACGCTCAGCCTGCAGTGTATTTTCAGTGTGGCTCAGCTGCTCCACCATGCACCTGATCTCTTCCTCATACCTGCCCTGTAGGGCAAACATGCTCTCACTGtgtttgctttctgcttcttgtaGACATCTCTGCTGATGGTCCATCTGGCTCACTTTGGCCTTGAGCTCAGTGTTTTCCTTTTCAATGAGGGCGATAACCTTCTGGTACTCACTCTTCTGCTTGTGGAGAAGTTCTTCATATTCTTCCTTCAGGGCCCCAACTGCTTGTGCACGCTTCTGGCAAGAAGCCCTCCTAGCCTCCTGATAGGCCTTCTTGTAAAATCTCAGCTCCTTTTCATACTCCAGCCGAATTCGGCATGCTGCATAGCACACTTGAGCCTGAATAATTGCGTCTTGAACCAGTAATGAAGAATACTGACCAAGGCCCTCTAGACAAGCATCATATGAGAGATGCTGGGACATCCGCAGAAGCCTATGGCAACCCCCAAGTGGCTCTGTGGGAGGCAGGACTGGCAAGGCGGCTGAAATCTCCTCAAGGATGTTAGCCTTTTCTCTCAGCTGCTGGGCCAGCTCATCCTGAATGGCAGCAAGGACTTCAGGACTCTGATGCAAAGCCTGCAAAGGCTCTTGGGAGCCATCTGTGCCTGGCCTCAGTACCTCTCCTAATGGGCTCTGGTCCCAGGATGTCTGTACCTGGTCCTCCCTGCCAGTTGGATGCCTGAGGGTTTCTAAGATCTGCTGTATTACTCTTTCAAAGTCTGGGGTTTGGTAGGCTCCCAAGATTTCTCCCAGCATGCACTTGTGCTGCTGGAGGGCTGCCTGGGTCCCCTGTAGGGTCTCCTGTATGCTCTGCAGCCTACGGTGAAACACTTCTCTTACTGATTGTGTGGCACAGCTGAGCTCTGCACGAATCCATGTGGCATCAGCCAGACTCTGGGGAGTATGCTGCTGCCTGTCTCCTGATGTGCAGGCTGTTTCTTCTCCCAGTGTCCCTAGGTGTTTACTTAGCGACTCGACCTGGCTCCAGAACTCACCATTCACCAGTACCTTCTTGGCCCAGATCTCCATTGAAGCCTCAGCAGAGGGGGCAGCACTTTCTTCCTTCAGTGGCCACTCCCCTGACTGAGTAAGCTCACAGAGAACACCATACACATCTGAAGTGGTATGTTCTAGAGAGTCAGCTATCTTGTTGATGAGTGAGGCCTCCAGGACTATCTGAGCAGAAAGCAGCTTCCTGTGCTCCTGCTCATTCAAGACAGGCTGACAGGGCTGCTGCACAGGGGCTACCATACCGCTTTCCATGGGTTGCCCCTTCTCTTGCTCAGCCTGTGTCCTGCTCTCTGCAGGGGAAGCCCACGGTTGAAGGGCCTTGATGGCACTCACAAGCATACTCTCTATGTTAGCCAGGGAGGCTGCACATGCATCCTGGCCCTTCTCCTGGTCAGCCCATGGCAAAGACCTTAGCTTTTCCCAGCAGTTTTCTAAGCATGTCAGGGCTTGGCTATTTTTGGCTTGGAAGTCTTCCAGCTCCCCAGGGTGATGCTCAATGTTTgtgaccttctgttgtctttcCTGCTCTAGCTGAGAGGCCAGAGCGCTAGCCTGCAGCAGGCTGGCACGGAGCTGCTCCCGCAACTGTGCCTCAGTGCCAGCCCACTGCTGGTGCAGTGCAAGCAATGCCTCCTGACTCTGCCCCTGCTGGCTTTCTAGCCTCACAGTCACATCTTTGAGTTTCTCCTCTGTGACATAGAGCTTCGTCTCCAGAGAGTGGATTATAGAGATGTACGTTTCGGCATCTGCAGCTGCTGGGAGTGTGCTAGGGGTAGCTTCTGAGGACACACTATCCTCTGAGGGTGACTGGTCCTGGCTGGTGTCTGATGATGTGCTGCTAGTCCAGGCCTTTGCACACCCCTCGGGGTGTATGTATCTTTGACACTGGATTGTGGAGAACCTGATTCTTGGCCTTTTTATAGGTGCTCCCTGATCAGACTTAGATGTGCTTTGCAGATGCCCCTCCCGATCAGGCATATCAGCTGACTTTGGGAGTATGTGTTCCTCTCTGCTGAGGCTACCACTGCTACCCTCATCCCCCAGACCAGTACTTGGATCTTCATCTTCTAGCTGTGAGTGGGGAAAGCCAGGAAATACTCTGGTGACTGAGCCTAAGGGCAAAATGCCACTGTCGTCCTCTGTGGTGTCTGTGGTACTTTGAGGCTCTTTGGCATCCTTTGGAGAATCACTCACAAATCTCCTTAGACACTCTTCCTTTTCCTGCAGCttaatttctgtttcctctaAGCTGCTGCCCAAGGCAATCATTTTAACTAGAGCCTCATTGAGGTCTTGGTCTTTCTTTTCCAGAACTCTCTCATGTGCTTCCTTAATGTGCTTCagctcctcttctttttctctcagcaGAGTGCGCACGCTCTGTAGCTGGATAGAGACCCTGTGGTGTGAGTGCTCGAGGTTCTGGTAGTCAGTTTCCCTTCCCCTCAGCTTCTCTTGGAGCTCAGCCACATCCCCATCGGATGTGGCCACACGTTCCATAAGCTCTTGAAACTGATGCTTGATGAGATCCCGTTCATCATGGAGGCTCTGTACATGCTGGGCTAGCTGGCGAATGCTGGCCTCCCGGGCCTCCAGCTCTTCCTCTAGCTTGTGTACCTGCTCATTGCCTTTGCATGTTTCACTCAGCTTCTCTTTCTGGAGGGCCTCCACCTGCTGCACGTGGCCTTGTAGCTGATCCTCATAGGCACTGGCCTTGTCCTCGACTTCCTTCAGGTTCTGCAGCAGTGCCTGCTTTTCCTGCTCACAGCTCTCCAGCAACAATGTATAGTTCCTCTTCAACTTCTTCTCCATCAGacgctgggcttgctcactggtACCTAGCTGTTGGCTGAGCTCAGCAATGCATTCCTGCAGCTTCTGCACCTCCTTCTGTCGGTCTCGTTGCAATGCCTGTTGTGTTTCCAGGTCTCTGAGTTCCTGTGTCTTCTCTAACAGCAGGGCTTCTGTACTTTTGAGTTTCTGCTCACTGGCCCTCAGCTGGCCACTGAGCATGGCCTTGCTGTGCTGCCACTCCTCCAGCTGCTCTCGAACCTTGCCCTGCTCCAGCTTCAGCTCACCCTTGAGCTTGGCTAGAGCCTGCTCCTTAATGGCCAGCTCTGCAGCCGCATTACTAAGTCTTGTCTGCAGGGTCTGAATCTCAGCCTCATGGTGCCGGATTGCATCCTTGGCCTCCCCATAGCTATGTTTCAGGGTCTGAATCTGCTGTGTGATGAGCTCCTGCCGCCGGCACTGAGCTTCCAGCTCACTCTGGAGGTCTTGGTTGACTCTATGGAGCCTCTGCCAAGCACCCGATGgagaagtggccacttcagtcttaAAAAAACCGATTAAATACTGGTTAGTAACACTCAGGCCACCCTGTTCTGAGTGTCACACCTCTGGCCAGGATCAATCATAGAAAAGCTCCTTGGTGGGTTTGCCTTTAATCCTttgtacaacttttttttttcttcatttaaagaaaaattcaaattaatgtgggttttgtttgttttgttttgggtaaATATAGAGTTGCTTCTACATAAACAGAACACAAGGACAAAAACACCAATAAAACAGCTCTAACTGAACAGTATCTAGAAGAAATGAATCAAATAAAGCTGAATAATGGAACACACTGAAGTacaacagagactgaaggacgAAATAATTGGTTTTGCAAAACAAAGTATGCAGTTCTAGACCACATGTTTAAAGCAGTACAAGGCATAAGGCACAAGAAAGTGACGTCACTTCCTTCcatgacaggaagagaaggaaggcaggTAACTACTTGAGAGATGTCAGCAAAGTAACATTGGAACATTTCCTCTAGAAAGCGTAGTCAGGCCTCCACCGTAAGGAGAAAACTAATCTCTACCTgcaagaagaagacagaacaaggGGAATGCAGATCATGAagcaaaatgtaataaaaacaaaccttcatAAAGCTCAAAATAAGAGTGAAtgcaaaacccaaaataaaacacaaactccCCATACTAAGAGACACACAAAAGAGACAGAACTAATATAAAGCAGGTAAGACAATCCGGCTAAGTCAGGCGAGCCCCACCTAGAATCTGGCCTGCCCAGGCTCCCTCAGTCTGTTGGTGGGGAAGCCACAGATGTGACACTCAGGTAAGTTCCAGTTCCACACCATGTTTACCAAAGCATGCaggcccccccgccccccccagcaAAAAGCACAGCACCCTATCCCAAGCTTGCCTCTCTGAACCCTCAGTGCCCCAAAGGCCCTTTCCCCTTTTGACTGCAAGCATTTTCAAAGCTCATGGGTAATCATTAGATTCAGCAGGAAGCTGCTGCCCCCATGCTGACCAAGGTTGTTCAGTATAGATACACATGATGGTCCATGTTAGATACACAAGTTAGCAATGTGCAAAACTCCTTAGCAGTCCCTTTACCACCAAGTATGAAGTCAAGTCTTGTATGATGAAACCATCAAAGGCTTAAGAAAATGACCCTTAAATTAGGGATAGTCTGAATGAATACCCTGAGTAGGCTGTGTAGAAGGGAGATGCCTGCCATGGCCAGTTCCAGGCAAGGTCTGAAGTAGGACAACAGTGAATTGGCTGGAAGGGAAGACGGTACAGTAATGTCAGATCAGGGACGTAAGCCAGAGAAACACACAGCAGTGTGAGGGATAGACATGAAGGTAACACAGGCTGTGGTTGAGGGGAGTGAAGGACCCTAGGATCACCTGCAACCTGATGACAAAGATTGAGGTCAATACACAAGGGTCTGGGCATGCCAACAAGCAACTTGGCAGAGACTCCAGGTCTTTGAAAGCGAAGGCCTTTGGAGAACTAATTCTAAATTACACCGGCAGAAGGCTGCTACTGTAGGAGAAGGAGTGTACTTCTGGGATTAGTGGGAGAGTCAAGATTAGAACCTGGGATCATAACAGCAATCTAAAACCAGTACCTTATCCTTGGTCTTTGCTGGGAGCTTCAGCTCAGTTCTACCACCCCATTCCACTCTCCCTCATATTTCTGTTACCCAACAGCTGGCAACATTCCATCTCCTTCATGTCCCAGAGCTAGCATGGATCCTAGGAAGCTGGCTATAGGAAAATAGCACACAGCACCTGTCCTTATACCAGGCTATCTGGAGACTGTTTTTGACATATCTACATCAGGGGTACTCTAGGGATCTG
The nucleotide sequence above comes from Arvicanthis niloticus isolate mArvNil1 chromosome 6, mArvNil1.pat.X, whole genome shotgun sequence. Encoded proteins:
- the Mprip gene encoding myosin phosphatase Rho-interacting protein isoform X5, producing the protein MSAAKENPCRKFQANIFNKSKCQNCFKPRESHLLNDEDLTQAKPIYGGWLLLAPDGTDFDNPVHRSRKWQRRFFILYEHGLLRYALDEMPTTLPQGTINMNQCTDVVDGEARTGQKFSLCILTPDKEHFIRAETKEIISGWLEMLMVYPRTNKQNQKKKRKVEPPTPQEPGPAKMAVTSSSGGTSGSSSSSSSIPSAEKIPTTKSTLWQEEMRAKDQPDGTSLSPAQSPSQSQPPAACTARETGLESKEDESTISGDRVDGGRKVRVESGYFSLEKAKQDLRAEEQLPPLLSPPSPSTPHSRYGCPGSPSQELSHSLHSPGLPAPSRMVYSICPDSLGEASRPPNHMDSSSAGGWGTEILGSTFAFKASRQYAALADVPKAIRISHREAFQVERRRLEHRTRARSPGREEVARLFGNERRRSQVIEKFEALDIEKAEHMETNMLILTTPSSDTRQGRSERRAIPRKRDFASEAPTAPLSDACPLSPHRRAKSLDRRSTESSMTPDLLNFKKGWLTKQYEDGQWKKHWFVLADQSLRYYRDSVAEEAADLDGEIDLSTCYDVTEYPVQRNYGFQIHTKEGEFTLSAMTSGIRRNWIQTIMKHVLPTSAPDVTSSLPEGKNKSTSFESCSRPNEKQEAEPGEPDPEQKKSRARERRREGRSKTFDWAEFRPIQQALAQERASTVGSSDSGDPGCLETESGELERERARRREERRKRFGMPDTSDGPGVEDTALRMDIDRSPGLLGTPDLKTQNVHVEIEQRWHQVETTPLREEKQVPIAPLHLSLEDRSERLSTHELTSLLEKELEQSQKEASDLLEQNRLLQDQLRVALGREQSAREGYVLQTEVATSPSGAWQRLHRVNQDLQSELEAQCRRQELITQQIQTLKHSYGEAKDAIRHHEAEIQTLQTRLSNAAAELAIKEQALAKLKGELKLEQGKVREQLEEWQHSKAMLSGQLRASEQKLKSTEALLLEKTQELRDLETQQALQRDRQKEVQKLQECIAELSQQLGTSEQAQRLMEKKLKRNYTLLLESCEQEKQALLQNLKEVEDKASAYEDQLQGHVQQVEALQKEKLSETCKGNEQVHKLEEELEAREASIRQLAQHVQSLHDERDLIKHQFQELMERVATSDGDVAELQEKLRGRETDYQNLEHSHHRVSIQLQSVRTLLREKEEELKHIKEAHERVLEKKDQDLNEALVKMIALGSSLEETEIKLQEKEECLRRFVSDSPKDAKEPQSTTDTTEDDSGILPLGSVTRVFPGFPHSQLEDEDPSTGLGDEGSSGSLSREEHILPKSADMPDREGHLQSTSKSDQGAPIKRPRIRFSTIQCQRYIHPEGCAKAWTSSTSSDTSQDQSPSEDSVSSEATPSTLPAAADAETYISIIHSLETKLYVTEEKLKDVTVRLESQQGQSQEALLALHQQWAGTEAQLREQLRASLLQASALASQLEQERQQKVTNIEHHPGELEDFQAKNSQALTCLENCWEKLRSLPWADQEKGQDACAASLANIESMLVSAIKALQPWASPAESRTQAEQEKGQPMESGMVAPVQQPCQPVLNEQEHRKLLSAQIVLEASLINKIADSLEHTTSDVYGVLCELTQSGEWPLKEESAAPSAEASMEIWAKKVLVNGEFWSQVESLSKHLGTLGEETACTSGDRQQHTPQSLADATWIRAELSCATQSVREVFHRRLQSIQETLQGTQAALQQHKCMLGEILGAYQTPDFERVIQQILETLRHPTGREDQVQTSWDQSPLGEVLRPGTDGSQEPLQALHQSPEVLAAIQDELAQQLREKANILEEISAALPVLPPTEPLGGCHRLLRMSQHLSYDACLEGLGQYSSLLVQDAIIQAQVCYAACRIRLEYEKELRFYKKAYQEARRASCQKRAQAVGALKEEYEELLHKQKSEYQKVIALIEKENTELKAKVSQMDHQQRCLQEAESKHSESMFALQGRYEEEIRCMVEQLSHTENTLQAERSRVLSQLDASVKDRQAMEQHHVQQMKMLEDRFQLKVRELQAVHQEELRALQEHYIWSLRGALSLCQPSHPDSPLAPGSSEPRAVPTAKDEAESMTGLRERIQELEAQMSVMREELGHKELEGDVAALQEKYQRDFESLKATCERGFAAMEETHQKKIEDLQRQHQRELEKLREEKDRLLAEETAATIAAIEAMKNAHREEMERELEKSQRSQISSINSDIEALRRQYLEELQSVQRELEVLSEQYSQKCLENAHLAQALEAERQALRQCQRENQELNAHNQELNNRLAAEITRLRTLLTGDGGGESTGLPLTQGKDAYELEVLLRVKESEIQYLKQEISSLKDELQTALRDKKYASDKYKDIYTELSIAKAKADCDISRLKEQLKAATEALGEKSPEGTTVSGYDIMKSKSNPDFLKKDRSCVTRQLRNIRSKSVIEQVSWDN
- the Mprip gene encoding myosin phosphatase Rho-interacting protein isoform X4; translation: MSAAKENPCRKFQANIFNKSKCQNCFKPRESHLLNDEDLTQAKPIYGGWLLLAPDGTDFDNPVHRSRKWQRRFFILYEHGLLRYALDEMPTTLPQGTINMNQCTDVVDGEARTGQKFSLCILTPDKEHFIRAETKEIISGWLEMLMVYPRTNKQNQKKKRKVEPPTPQEPGPAKMAVTSSSGGTSGSSSSSSSIPSAEKIPTTKSTLWQEEMRAKDQPDGTSLSPAQSPSQSQPPAACTARETGLESKEDESTISGDRVDGGRKVRVESGYFSLEKAKQDLRAEEQLPPLLSPPSPSTPHSRYGCPGSPSQELSHSLHSPGLPAPSRMVYSICPDSLGEASRPPNHMDSSSAGGWGTEILGSTFAFKASRQYAALADVPKAIRISHREAFQVERRRLEHRTRARSPGREEVARLFGNERRRSQVIEKFEALDIEKAEHMETNMLILTTPSSDTRQGRSERRAIPRKRDFASEAPTAPLSDACPLSPHRRAKSLDRRSTESSMTPDLLNFKKGWLTKQYEDGQWKKHWFVLADQSLRYYRDSVAEEAADLDGEIDLSTCYDVTEYPVQRNYGFQIHTKEGEFTLSAMTSGIRRNWIQTIMKHVLPTSAPDVTSSLPEGKNKSTSFESCSRPNEKQEAEPGEPDPEQKKSRARERRREGRSKTFDWAEFRPIQQALAQERASTVGSSDSGDPGCLETESGELERERARRREERRKRFGMPDTSDGPGVEDTALRMDIDRSPGLLGTPDLKTQNVHVEIEQRWHQVETTPLREEKQVPIAPLHLSLEDRSERLSTHELTSLLEKELEQSQKEASDLLEQNRLLQDQLRVALGREQSAREGYVLQTEVATSPSGAWQRLHRVNQDLQSELEAQCRRQELITQQIQTLKHSYGEAKDAIRHHEAEIQTLQTRLSNAAAELAIKEQALAKLKGELKLEQGKVREQLEEWQHSKAMLSGQLRASEQKLKSTEALLLEKTQELRDLETQQALQRDRQKEVQKLQECIAELSQQLGTSEQAQRLMEKKLKRNYTLLLESCEQEKQALLQNLKEVEDKASAYEDQLQGHVQQVEALQKEKLSETCKGNEQVHKLEEELEAREASIRQLAQHVQSLHDERDLIKHQFQELMERVATSDGDVAELQEKLRGRETDYQNLEHSHHRVSIQLQSVRTLLREKEEELKHIKEAHERVLEKKDQDLNEALVKMIALGSSLEETEIKLQEKEECLRRFVSDSPKDAKEPQSTTDTTEDDSGILPLGSVTRVFPGFPHSQLEDEDPSTGLGDEGSSGSLSREEHILPKSADMPDREGHLQSTSKSDQGAPIKRPRIRFSTIQCQRYIHPEGCAKAWTSSTSSDTSQDQSPSEDSVSSEATPSTLPAAADAETYISIIHSLETKLYVTEEKLKDVTVRLESQQGQSQEALLALHQQWAGTEAQLREQLRASLLQASALASQLEQERQQKVTNIEHHPGELEDFQAKNSQALTCLENCWEKLRSLPWADQEKGQDACAASLANIESMLVSAIKALQPWASPAESRTQAEQEKGQPMESGMVAPVQQPCQPVLNEQEHRKLLSAQIVLEASLINKIADSLEHTTSDVYGVLCELTQSGEWPLKEESAAPSAEASMEIWAKKVLVNGEFWSQVESLSKHLGTLGEETACTSGDRQQHTPQSLADATWIRAELSCATQSVREVFHRRLQSIQETLQGTQAALQQHKCMLGEILGAYQTPDFERVIQQILETLRHPTGREDQVQTSWDQSPLGEVLRPGTDGSQEPLQALHQSPEVLAAIQDELAQQLREKANILEEISAALPVLPPTEPLGGCHRLLRMSQHLSYDACLEGLGQYSSLLVQDAIIQAQVCYAACRIRLEYEKELRFYKKAYQEARRASCQKRAQAVGALKEEYEELLHKQKSEYQKVIALIEKENTELKAKVSQMDHQQRCLQEAESKHSESMFALQGRYEEEIRCMVEQLSHTENTLQAERSRVLSQLDASVKDRQAMEQHHVQQMKMLEDRFQLKVRELQAVHQEELRALQEHYIWSLRGALSLCQPSHPDSPLAPGSSEPRAVPTAKDEAESMTGLRERIQELEAQMSVMREELGHKELEGDVAALQEKYQRDFESLKATCERGFAAMEETHQKKIEDLQRQHQRELEKLREEKDRLLAEETAATIAAIEAMKNAHREEMERELEKSQRSQISSINSDIEALRRQYLEELQSVQRELEVLSEQYSQKCLENAHLAQALEAERQALRQCQRENQELNAHNQELNNRLAAEITRLRTLLTGDGGGESTGLPLTQGKDAYELEVLLRVKESEIQYLKQEISSLKDELQTALRDKKYASDKYKDIYTELSIAKAKADCDISRLKEQLKAATEALGEKSPEGTTVSGYDIMKSKSNPDFLKKDRSCVTRQLRNIRSKSLKEGLTVQERLKLFESRDLKKD
- the Mprip gene encoding myosin phosphatase Rho-interacting protein isoform X6, with protein sequence MSAAKENPCRKFQANIFNKSKCQNCFKPRESHLLNDEDLTQAKPIYGGWLLLAPDGTDFDNPVHRSRKWQRRFFILYEHGLLRYALDEMPTTLPQGTINMNQCTDVVDGEARTGQKFSLCILTPDKEHFIRAETKEIISGWLEMLMVYPRTNKQNQKKKRKVEPPTPQEPGPAKMAVTSSSGGTSGSSSSSSSIPSAEKIPTTKSTLWQEEMRAKDQPDGTSLSPAQSPSQSQPPAACTARETGLESKEGLPAPSRMVYSICPDSLGEASRPPNHMDSSSAGGWGTEILGSTFAFKASRQYAALADVPKAIRISHREAFQVERRRLEHRTRARSPGREEVARLFGNERSSTPLVQHACHAHPHCEGAGSPRRESRSLVWWEETILPAGSSQLSDPRRSQVIEKFEALDIEKAEHMETNMLILTTPSSDTRQGRSERRAIPRKRDFASEAPTAPLSDACPLSPHRRAKSLDRRSTESSMTPDLLNFKKGWLTKQYEDGQWKKHWFVLADQSLRYYRDSVAEEAADLDGEIDLSTCYDVTEYPVQRNYGFQIHTKEGEFTLSAMTSGIRRNWIQTIMKHVLPTSAPDVTSSLPEGKNKSTSFESCSRPNEKQEAEPGEPDPEQKKSRARERRREGRSKTFDWAEFRPIQQALAQERASTVGSSDSGDPGCLETESGELERERARRREERRKRFGMPDTSDGPGVEDTALRMDIDRSPGLLGTPDLKTQNVHVEIEQRWHQVETTPLREEKQVPIAPLHLSLEDRSERLSTHELTSLLEKELEQSQKEASDLLEQNRLLQDQLRVALGREQSAREGYVLQTEVATSPSGAWQRLHRVNQDLQSELEAQCRRQELITQQIQTLKHSYGEAKDAIRHHEAEIQTLQTRLSNAAAELAIKEQALAKLKGELKLEQGKVREQLEEWQHSKAMLSGQLRASEQKLKSTEALLLEKTQELRDLETQQALQRDRQKEVQKLQECIAELSQQLGTSEQAQRLMEKKLKRNYTLLLESCEQEKQALLQNLKEVEDKASAYEDQLQGHVQQVEALQKEKLSETCKGNEQVHKLEEELEAREASIRQLAQHVQSLHDERDLIKHQFQELMERVATSDGDVAELQEKLRGRETDYQNLEHSHHRVSIQLQSVRTLLREKEEELKHIKEAHERVLEKKDQDLNEALVKMIALGSSLEETEIKLQEKEECLRRFVSDSPKDAKEPQSTTDTTEDDSGILPLGSVTRVFPGFPHSQLEDEDPSTGLGDEGSSGSLSREEHILPKSADMPDREGHLQSTSKSDQGAPIKRPRIRFSTIQCQRYIHPEGCAKAWTSSTSSDTSQDQSPSEDSVSSEATPSTLPAAADAETYISIIHSLETKLYVTEEKLKDVTVRLESQQGQSQEALLALHQQWAGTEAQLREQLRASLLQASALASQLEQERQQKVTNIEHHPGELEDFQAKNSQALTCLENCWEKLRSLPWADQEKGQDACAASLANIESMLVSAIKALQPWASPAESRTQAEQEKGQPMESGMVAPVQQPCQPVLNEQEHRKLLSAQIVLEASLINKIADSLEHTTSDVYGVLCELTQSGEWPLKEESAAPSAEASMEIWAKKVLVNGEFWSQVESLSKHLGTLGEETACTSGDRQQHTPQSLADATWIRAELSCATQSVREVFHRRLQSIQETLQGTQAALQQHKCMLGEILGAYQTPDFERVIQQILETLRHPTGREDQVQTSWDQSPLGEVLRPGTDGSQEPLQALHQSPEVLAAIQDELAQQLREKANILEEISAALPVLPPTEPLGGCHRLLRMSQHLSYDACLEGLGQYSSLLVQDAIIQAQVCYAACRIRLEYEKELRFYKKAYQEARRASCQKRAQAVGALKEEYEELLHKQKSEYQKVIALIEKENTELKAKVSQMDHQQRCLQEAESKHSESMFALQGRYEEEIRCMVEQLSHTENTLQAERSRVLSQLDASVKDRQAMEQHHVQQMKMLEDRFQLKVRELQAVHQEELRALQEHYIWSLRGALSLCQPSHPDSPLAPGSSEPRAVPTAKDEAESMTGLRERIQELEAQMSVMREELGHKELEGDVAALQEKYQRDFESLKATCERGFAAMEETHQKKIEDLQRQHQRELEKLREEKDRLLAEETAATIAAIEAMKNAHREEMERELEKSQRSQISSINSDIEALRRQYLEELQSVQRELEVLSEQYSQKCLENAHLAQALEAERQALRQCQRENQELNAHNQELNNRLAAEITRLRTLLTGDGGGESTGLPLTQGKDAYELEVLLRVKESEIQYLKQEISSLKDELQTALRDKKYASDKYKDIYTELSIAKAKADCDISRLKEQLKAATEALGEKSPEGTTVSGYDIMKSKSNPDFLKKDRSCVTRQLRNIRSKSLKEGLTVQERLKLFESRDLKKD